Proteins encoded in a region of the Candidatus Neomarinimicrobiota bacterium genome:
- a CDS encoding M23 family metallopeptidase yields the protein MLHNLKFLILREGRSGLRQYEISGRAALWGLIGLLILTPILFYLGSHLLLETAYSHRVAKLRKDNEDLLLLVEQFGNRIETMQQEIEMLSEIDKDLRAHANLPEIPAEIRQVGIGGSMVEVKTDMDYLLPAKDVSLAQITERLDALSRSTKLERISYAGIRDSLKNDFRRLKVTPSIKPISTGVFSSGFGLRRHPINQKYIFHRGQDIKVPIGTPVHATADGRVVAARWDYNLGLYVKIDHGNGIHTLYGHLRTIGVDEGQRVRRGEKIGQSGNTGRSTAPHLHYEVRLYNQPQNPINFF from the coding sequence GTGCTGCATAACCTGAAGTTTCTGATCCTCCGAGAAGGGCGTTCAGGGCTACGGCAGTATGAGATATCAGGCCGCGCTGCTTTATGGGGACTGATCGGTTTATTAATCCTCACCCCAATTCTCTTCTACCTCGGTTCCCATTTGCTTCTGGAAACGGCGTATTCCCATCGGGTTGCGAAGCTACGTAAGGACAACGAGGACCTCCTGCTTTTAGTGGAGCAATTTGGGAATCGCATCGAGACTATGCAGCAGGAGATAGAAATGTTGTCGGAGATAGACAAGGATCTCCGCGCGCATGCCAACCTGCCTGAAATCCCGGCTGAGATTCGCCAAGTAGGTATCGGCGGTAGCATGGTCGAGGTCAAGACGGACATGGATTATCTGCTACCTGCGAAGGATGTATCTTTAGCCCAGATCACCGAGCGGCTTGACGCCCTTTCCCGTAGCACCAAGCTGGAACGGATCAGCTACGCCGGGATCCGGGACTCACTGAAAAACGATTTCAGGCGCCTCAAGGTCACCCCTTCCATAAAGCCAATATCAACCGGGGTATTCAGCAGCGGGTTCGGATTGCGGCGGCACCCCATTAACCAGAAATATATCTTTCATCGGGGACAGGATATCAAGGTGCCCATCGGCACCCCGGTCCATGCCACAGCCGATGGGCGGGTGGTTGCAGCCAGATGGGATTATAACCTGGGACTGTATGTGAAGATCGACCACGGCAACGGCATCCACACCCTTTACGGTCACCTGCGGACTATTGGCGTTGATGAAGGCCAGCGGGTACGGCGGGGTGAGAAGATAGGACAGTCCGGTAATACCGGCCGCTCAACGGCACCGCACCTGCATTACGAGGTGCGCCTGTACAACCAACCCCAGAATCCGATTAACTTCTTCTAA
- the miaB gene encoding tRNA (N6-isopentenyl adenosine(37)-C2)-methylthiotransferase MiaB yields MRYYIETYGCQMNVADSELVAGLLERSGYQRARRLDEAQIILINTCAIREKAEETVHHRLDQLAYLKGNDPSLLIGVLGCMAKNLADGLLTSKPYVDMVLGPDSYRRLPELLRQREAEQDHIVDTRLSRFEVYEDLFPSRPEGVNAWISIMRGCDKFCSFCVVPFARGRERSRSVASIVAEVETAVHQGFVEVTLLGQNVNSYRYDDAGFPDLLAAVAAVPALRRIRYTSPHPSDVDDRLLEVMATHDNICKSIHLPVQAAAERILQRMNRTYTKAEYLRLVEQIRAVMPMCTLSTDIIVGFPGETEAEFQETLQVVEEVGFDSAFTFKYSRRPGTKAAEYADQLPEAVKQDRLERLIALQKMITLMRNQAYVGRTVEVLVEKESKKSSAQWAGRTDGNKWVIFDKGKALVKDFVRVHIDSTHGVALKGRIITSVEESHAVA; encoded by the coding sequence ATGCGTTACTATATCGAGACATACGGCTGTCAAATGAATGTGGCCGATTCCGAACTGGTAGCCGGTCTGTTGGAAAGGTCCGGGTACCAACGGGCCAGGCGGTTGGATGAGGCCCAGATTATCCTCATCAACACCTGTGCCATCAGGGAAAAAGCGGAAGAGACCGTCCATCATCGACTGGATCAGCTGGCCTATCTGAAGGGAAATGATCCGTCCCTCCTGATCGGTGTACTTGGCTGCATGGCCAAGAATTTGGCTGACGGCCTTCTGACGTCTAAACCTTACGTTGATATGGTCCTGGGGCCGGATAGTTACCGGCGGTTGCCGGAGCTTCTCCGTCAGCGGGAAGCCGAGCAGGACCACATTGTGGATACCCGGCTGTCCCGCTTCGAGGTATATGAAGACCTGTTTCCATCGCGGCCGGAAGGCGTGAATGCATGGATATCGATTATGCGCGGCTGTGACAAGTTCTGTAGCTTCTGTGTGGTGCCCTTCGCCCGGGGTCGCGAGCGGAGCCGTTCTGTGGCGAGTATTGTAGCGGAGGTGGAAACGGCGGTTCATCAGGGATTCGTTGAGGTAACCTTGTTAGGCCAAAATGTAAATTCCTATCGCTATGATGACGCCGGTTTTCCTGATCTGCTGGCGGCGGTGGCGGCAGTGCCGGCTCTGCGGCGTATCCGCTATACCTCACCGCATCCTTCGGATGTTGATGATCGTCTCTTGGAGGTAATGGCCACCCATGATAACATATGCAAGTCAATCCACTTGCCGGTGCAAGCCGCTGCTGAGCGCATCCTCCAGCGCATGAATCGAACCTACACCAAGGCTGAATACCTCCGGCTGGTGGAGCAGATAAGAGCCGTCATGCCGATGTGTACTCTCAGTACTGATATCATTGTCGGCTTCCCGGGTGAAACGGAAGCTGAATTTCAGGAAACCCTGCAGGTGGTCGAGGAAGTGGGATTCGATTCGGCGTTTACCTTCAAGTATTCCCGCCGGCCAGGCACCAAGGCCGCGGAGTACGCAGACCAGTTACCTGAAGCGGTGAAACAGGATCGGCTGGAACGGCTCATAGCCCTGCAGAAGATGATCACCCTCATGCGGAACCAGGCCTACGTGGGACGGACGGTAGAGGTGTTGGTGGAGAAGGAAAGCAAGAAGTCCTCAGCCCAATGGGCGGGGCGAACCGATGGCAATAAATGGGTGATATTTGATAAGGGGAAAGCCCTGGTCAAAGATTTTGTGCGTGTCCATATTGATAGCACGCACGGCGTGGCGCTTAAAGGTCGTATCATAACCTCGGTGGAGGAATCTCATGCGGTTGCTTAA
- a CDS encoding Asp-tRNA(Asn)/Glu-tRNA(Gln) amidotransferase GatCAB subunit B, whose amino-acid sequence VKAGVSPLDAAQWLLGEVLRVLKEEHQEIGEFSMEPAALAGLIKLGSAGTINRNTAKNVFDKMLQEGLSAAAIIERDQLAQVSDTAALEETVRQVIAGLPAELERYRKGEARLFGFFMGQVMRATQGKGDPKVVRNLLQRVLDED is encoded by the coding sequence GGTGAAAGCGGGCGTATCGCCCCTGGATGCCGCCCAGTGGTTGTTGGGGGAAGTGTTGCGGGTTTTGAAGGAGGAGCACCAGGAGATCGGCGAGTTTTCTATGGAGCCGGCGGCTCTGGCGGGGCTGATTAAGCTGGGCTCCGCCGGGACCATTAACCGGAACACAGCCAAAAACGTCTTTGATAAGATGCTCCAGGAGGGGCTTTCGGCCGCGGCCATTATAGAGCGGGATCAGCTGGCCCAGGTCAGCGATACCGCTGCTCTGGAAGAGACTGTGCGCCAGGTCATCGCGGGACTGCCTGCCGAGCTGGAACGCTACCGGAAGGGCGAGGCCAGGCTGTTCGGCTTTTTTATGGGCCAGGTGATGCGGGCCACTCAAGGCAAGGGGGATCCCAAGGTGGTACGCAACCTCCTTCAGCGCGTGCTGGATGAGGACTGA